The genome window AGAACTGAATTGTGCCTTGAGGTGGCCTGAACATAGTGAGTGGGTGACACTGTCAGGCCAGTGGTGGTGTTCATGCCCTGGACAGACTGCCTCACTGTGTATGGCGCACTAACCATTCACACCCTGTTAAACTTTGAACAGTGGATGATATTTCTGCTactgtctttcttttgtgtaagaaggaaagctggccaagtgcaacacaatgaaatgaaataaaaaggcccacttagttgttaGTCCCCTTACATGGAGTGGATGCTCCCAGCCTTCCATTTGTGGCATGACTGGCCTCGTATGTTGCGCacaagtttttttctctttaatttgtgTTGATATAGGCGTCAGTTTGGattattgtttgcttgtttgtggcCTTGTGATCTTGTTACTGCAGCAAAGATAAacaaattgagtttttttttattggtttactTGTTTTCCAATATTTTATCAGGTGTTAGTGAAGATGCCCAAAATTTTGGTAGTTAATATATGGGAACCCTAATttgtcccattcttttggccAGCTCTCTTGGACCTACTTGGGGACTGGTATCTAAGTGAGCCATTTTCTTACCCTTGACCAGGTTTCCtcttatacataaaaaaaaaaaaagtaaacaaatcacTTAAAGTTATAAAGGTAGTAAAGCTACAGTACTAAGGGCAAAAgatacacacccaaacataaTATATACTTTATTACCTGGCAACACATACTTAacatggcattcacagctctaCCATTGGGACCAACTAACAGTGTGCAACTTGAAACATCTAAACAGTACAGTACATAACAACTGCTTCTGAGACATCAATGGAAGACTTCACCTTGCATGGGGGAATGAATACAATAGTAGAAAACACACAGCATATTCCAGGTTCAGTATATGCTAGTGTACTTTTATCAATACTTCATCACAattgtctctttctctaataTAGGTAGTTGTGTgtcttctctcccactccctacaaatagataacaataataaagagaaagtaaTCTAAAAACAATACTAATATTAAGAAATacctgaagaagaggaagatatgaatgaaacaaaaatattaatgtatGATGAATGATCAACAATAatgggaataaaggaaggaaaaaataaataggaagaagaaaaaaaaaaaaaattgataacacTAACGTAATGAAACATCTGAAGAAGAGCAAGTTAATGATagggaataaaaatgaagaaaaacttaatgtatgaaaaaaaaaaaaaaaatcaaccataATGAGaatagaggaatgaaaaaaaaaagaaaaaaaagaaatatgtactaagaaaaaaaaattgataatgcTAACATAATGAAATAcctgaagagaaagataatgatggagaatatgaatgaaaagaaattatatgaaaaaagatcaacaataatgagaataaaggaaggaagaaaaaataatgacactAACATTATGAAATAGCTGAAGAAGAGCAATATAATGAtagtgaataaaaatgaaaaattaatgaatgaaaaaaaatcataataggaataaaggaaggaagaaaaaggggaaaaaattgataatgatACTAACATTATGAAATACctgaagaaaagcaagagagggaatatgaatgaagaaaggaagaaaatataaaaagaaaaatatgagaaaatatcacaaacaatgagaataaaggaaagaaaaagaatagaagaagtaagagaaaaagaagagaaaattcctAACAATTCTGAATTATTagtacataaaaaataagataaaaaactaACTTGCAATTCATTAactacagagaaaaaaaaaaaaaaaaagatgcttaTCAACCTTTCTCTTCAAACTACAGCTACTACAATCACTTCACACAAAGCCACCCATCTCTCTTATCAATCTTTCAATCAATCAACCATCTAACCTCTTCAAACTACACCCACAACACCTTGCCACAAGACTGCTACACCCATTACAATCACTTCACACAGTCAcccatccttctttcttatcaatctttcaatcaatcaatcaaccatCTAACCTCTTCAAACTACACCCACAACACCTCGCCACAAGACTGCCACACCCATTACAGTCACttcacactcactccctcctgcAACTCTCTATCTTATACCTGTTGCCTTGAGCTCTGTCCTGTTTTACTATGAGAACCATTTGTCACCTTTGTTTCATTAGTCATATCAGGAAATCCTATCTATTAAAGGGTTAAAAAGGAaggcagagggaaggggaggggaggaaagggaagggaagggaaagagagggaaggaaggagagaagaaaggaaggaaagaagaaaaaaaggaagaaagagaaaatgaatctATATACAAAGGAAGcagcaaagaaaaagaggaaggaagaaggaaggaaagaaaaaaaaagaaggaaagatggaagagggaaTAAATCTGTatctatataagaaaaaataacaaggaataggaagaaaggaaatgagaggagagaaattaaagagaaagagaggaaaggaaaaaaagaaaagaaattaaagaaaggaaaaaagggtgaatgaagaaagaaaaaagagatcaaATTAAACAAACCATCTCTGGAatgatacaaacacaaacaaaatacacGAGAGAGATCAACACAGCTCACAAACTCTACACAAAATAGCTACCCTAAGAGTTCCTGCTCGATGTTGAACAAAGAGATGGTGAAACATTTGAGCAAAACTGAGTCAAAGATGAGTTTACAAAGATATGTAcatcttgtgtgtatgtgtatggtgGTCcctttctggagagagagagagagagagagagagagagagagagagagagagagagagagagagagagagagagagagagagagagagagagagagagacaaaaagagaaagagaaagaaaggaaaaaataaaatgagaaagaaaaaaaaggaaagacagtaagaataagaaagaaaacgagaaagagcgaaaaaaggagagaaagaaagaaagaaagataaaattgcataaaaaaaatgaaataagacctAAACTATTGTGACatttattaacaaaaaaatctaaccaATAAAAATCAGAAGACgacaaaacaaaccaaatcaAACAATAACTGATGCAGGAATTTAGGAatcaaaaaggagaaagaaaaagaaaaaaagaaacacaggacATTTATCATTAAAAACATTAATATACCACCAACAAAGTAGGTAAGGGTGATCACCAGTGGCTTAATGAACCTGGCTAGCCTTTACTGTATAATAAAATGTACATACAAGTAATTCTCGATTTACACAAttgatgcgttccaagaggcatcgcatatttcaaaattcacgtaaaacaaacttgtaattctcataagaaacaatagataatagggaggatgtgggatgtggtccaaatccTGTATAAACAAACCAACTGAgcaaattttatcatttttggttgtgtattaacaaaaaccagtaaattaaacacgcgtaaaccaagagttacctgtatgtatGTTCTGTATaaactaaatgaaataaagagataaaataatatACAGCTGCATCAgatagagacaaaaaataatgagaggaaaagaaaaaaaaaacagcacatcagtaaaaatgtgaaaacaaaatatagctgcactagtaataaaaaaaaaaaaataataataataataatttccagCACCTTCAGTCATTCCTACCTTGGTGCGTCTTTCATGCTTCAAATAACTGAGACACAACagaagttaaccagtactctcaatcactcatccGTTTCTCTgctacactctggaactccctgtctgcttctgtgtttccctATTTCCATCTTCGTATCACTGAAGAGGGAGGTGTGTCTTTTATGCTTCAAATAACTGAGACATAATAGAAGTTAACCAggactctcaatcattcatccctctctctgctacactctggaactccctgtctgcttctgtacttctgtatttccatctttctatgacACAAAATCACTGAAGAGGGAGGTGTGTCTCTTATGCTTCAAAGAACTGAGACATTGCataagttaaccagtactctcaatcacttATCCCTTTCTCCactacactctggaactccctgcctgcttctgtgcttctgtatcttcctatgacctaatagcactgaagaggaaaatttcaagaaatttatctctttcttgtagctaactctctcaggcctgtttggggactggcatctcagtggacctttttgtttagtaatttttgttgcccatgGCCAGATTCTTgctcttatatatataaaaaataaataaataaaataaaataaacaaataaataaataaataaataattaaaaaagtcCCAGGGCAGTCCCTTGTGAGATGAGTGTTTGGGTGGTGGTTACCTCTGCTCTCCTGGCCACACAAGTCAGCACCTCCAGCACTCAGCGTTGTTCAGGTACTAAGCTAATcattggtgtgttgtgtgtgttcatgtggcAAAAGGTATTTATACGATGCCAGGTTGTTCTGGTGGCAAGACTTCACCATTCCTATGATGTGAAGGGCACCAAGTGGTCAAGTAGCTACACCAAAGAAGTGTCACAATTGTTATTCCTATCACTAATCAACtgccttttatatttttccaatggtacatttcttttcataaataATCACATCTTAAACTATAGATATACTTTGCTCAGATTCTTATAGTTTTTAAAAATCTCtttaataatatatattatCAGATATTTAAAACTTTTTCACAGTAAAAAATCTAATGGTgtgctatgtgtgtgtttatagtttCAAGCAAGTTGTGTATATATTAGTGGTTGCaatgcgtgtgtgcatgtgtgcatgtgtgcatgtgtgtgtgtgtgcgtgtatgggCAGGGCAGGGCTAGGAGAGCAGGGGTGAGGCAGTGACCTTTGAGGCCGGGGATCGGATGTCCTCCAGGCTCTGCACCAGCTTTAGCTCCAGGTGTCGCACGGTGAGTGGCTGGCCAGGACCCGCCTCCTCCCTGGCCCGGGCCAGCGTGCGGTGCAGGATGGCCTGCATGGTGTTCAGTGTGGCCTCCACAGACCGCTGCAACAATGGCCATCATCGTGTTACTGTTATTTCAAACATGGCTACACATttgtagagaaagaaatatactgGATGCTTTACTAAACTTAGGAAGACAACACACTCCAGAAAATAACACAAGTGAAACATGGAAAACCCAGACTTAATAAATACTTGAATAAACAATCAAGACACACGGATAACAAATGATTAAACTTAAACATCTCATTctaatggaaaataataaagatcatTCAATAAGATTTTCTCCACTTCACATATTTTCTGTATGCCATAAAACCAAACTGAAAGAACTCAATGTGTGcataacagtgaaaacacaAGTAATAATGAAACTGTATGGTGAATGAAGAAGtaatatcaaaacaaacaatGCATAATACAAAAAGTACAACTTACAAACACTTAGGAAATGTGTGCTTACCTTgaggttgttgttggtgtggtgtgacCAGGCCAGCAGCAGAGCAGCAAACAGGTCGCCGGTGCCTGTGAAGTTGGCTGGCAGACGAGGAATGTGTGCGTTGAACTTCTCCTTGGAGCCATCTGGAATGAGAGTGTGTCAGCAAAAAAGACCattgaaaagagggagggaacaaAATGAGCAATTCATATGAAGTGCCTGTGAAGACTCTAGTTATAAGACATCTCATTACTCTTAATcccatgatgtgtttccatatctactctgcttcctatttgatgattttatacagcttcaaaaactaatgtggggggattaaaacagtatagactgtgggcattaatcttgacttccatagacctttcctaatgtcaataaaaatggtctaattatacccaactCTCAAgctaaaattgtgtcccagtattgaagggattaaattcacctctcttcttccttttttcagacTCCATACAACTtactggtgatggaggaggccAGCACCACCAGCTCCTCCTGAGTGCCTAGGTCGGTGCTGGATAGAACAACAGTCTTCACTCCCTGCTCGTGGAACCACTCCAGCACTGCTGCTGCGTCACCCTTGCCCTTGATCTTCTGCCCACTCAAGAGTCTGGTGGAGAGGCACTGGCTgaggaacaggtgtgtgtgtgtgtgtgtgtgtgtgtgtgtgtgtgtgtgtgtgtgtgtgtgtgtgtgtgtgtgtgtgtgtgtgtgtgtgtgtgtgtgtgtgtgtaaaagtaacTGAAAGATAGATGGATGTGTGTTGAGAAAGATGGGAGACAGCTATGTATATTAAATTACTTGGAAATGATGAAGGAGAGGCATGAAATGAGAAACAGGAAGTGTGTGTACTCAGAAATATAACTGaaagattaatgtttttttctttctttcttttttcatgtaagaggggaaatctgtccaagggcaacaaagacagtaaacaaaaaaggcccactgtgatgccagtccccaaacagaAAGAAAGCAGGAGACAAAtcagatgaataaaaaatatagagaCTGATGGATGTGAGtgttgggaaggaaaggagggaggagtggaggtaaagtggaggaggaggtggtactGATGgtttgaggaaggaggaaaaaatgggaggTGAAAAATGAGTAAGATAATAAGTAAAGCATATAGGAAAACACACAGAGCAACACAGAGAtgcagaaaagagagataaaggaggcatgttgggttaggttaggttgaattaggttagtttaggctaGTTTCAATTGAGTTTGATTAAATTAGGATAGGGTAGggaagggtaggttaggttaggttaggataggttaagttaggttagatcaggctacatttcattaggttaggttaggttaggttacattgggTTGgatcagattaggttaggtcacgttacatcacattaggttaggttgggttaagataggttatgttaggttagattagagcAGGTTATGTTACTCACTCTGCCTCATACTGGTTGGGTGTGATGATGTCTGCCAGAGGGACAATTTGCTCTCGGTACACAGGCAGCAGCTCCCCAGGGACGTACATCTTGCCGTTGTCTCCCATCACCGGGTCACACACTGCGGCCCAGGAAACAGTGTCAGTGGAGCAACAACTGTCATACTTAGCCACTGTGTAAACTGATAAAGCTACAGATAATAGAAGTCACTGTTTCTTTTAGTTCTCTGTGTTGTCGTCCTGCTATAAATCAAAAGAAATTGGCACATGAAAGCAAAATATCTGTATTAtaatgaccacacacacacacacacacacacacacacacacacacacacacacacacacacacacacacatgctctcaCCACAGATCAGGTTAGGGGGTGACAATCTCGAGATGCCTACAACACAGAAATTGAGTTGCACATGAAAGCAAAACATGTATATTATAATGGaaatgatgacacacacacacacatacacacacacactcaccatagATCAGGTTAGGGTTGACAGTCTTGAGGTGTTCCACAACACTCTTCACCTTCTgcaggaatgaggaggagccAATGTAGCCGGTGAGCAGGTGTGTGTAGTAGTCAATGCCATTGGTCTGCAGGCCCTCAATGAGATCACCtgcagaggaagggagaggaagaggctcAGCAGTATGGCTCAAAGGGAGGACATCTGGTACACATGGTATTACTGCAGCTACAATACTCCTTATTCACAAAAATTATGACTCTGGAACACAGAAATACCCAGATTATAGAACAGTGCCAGACTTCCAGGAACACAGAATACCCAGATTTGAGAACAGTGCTACATTTGTTGTAAGACAATTTGGTGAGAGACACACCAAGGATCACCCTCATGTCATCCATCAATGCTGTTTTCAAGCAGGAGTGAATCAACAACCACCAAACAACTGAGCTGAACAATTTAACTTGCACCACCACTGGCAATTTTCCAGAAATTCAGAAGTCCTTACAAAAAACTTTCAGACTTTTCCCTGaattttttaagtttttatgacctataactactattactattactactactactactactactactactactactactactactactactactactaccactactactatcaccagcaccaggacGGGGGCTCACCCAGTTGTGCATCGTCCAGCACCTGGCCCTTGAAGTGCTGGTAGCCGGTGTGATTGGAGAACTGAACAGAGTTGATGGTGTCCACCTCAAAGCCCAGCACCTGCAAACATGCAACATGCTAAGGCTTCCTCTCAGTTCAAAGTGAAAGGTACCAACACCCAAATCAGTGGTTGCATTTTCTTGTACACATATCTGAATATTCATTAACAGAAGTTGCAATGCTCAAGTCCCCATGCTAAGTATTACATCAGGGAAAGACTACATTATTGTATGTTCCGTGCTGTTCCAGTCAGTGATAAGTCACATAGTTCAATCTTTAACAGGCCAAGACAGTGGCAGCATCAAGTGAGATATTTCTCTCCACAAAGACATCTCACAAAACTCAAGTGTCTAAATTAAAAAAGTGgggaaatgaataagaaattgTCAGGTGTCTCTGATGAGGAAAGaccttattattttatcttctgACAATACTTTTATGGATATTCTGAGACAAAGCAGCACAAACTTATGTCATCAGACCAATACACCACATATCAATGCACTTATTCAAACTTATCAAACATCAGTCAAATCTCTCTTCAAACACTTAGATACTCAAGACAGCTACCTGCCACATACTGTTACATAGATGCAGGACACACATGACACTCCTATAAACTTGCCTGAAGGGGGAAACATGCACTCTTGTTGCCTACGTAGCCTGATACGACATGACTCTGGATGGACAGCACCCGCACACCGTGTTGTGATGCCATGGCTGAAAGTTGCCTCTGGAAGGGAACAGATTACAGCTTCAACACAACACAGAATAGAGTGGCAGGAGTGATGGGGATTACATTTCTTCAGTAAGGGGCACAAACCtttaagagaagagataaggtgGGTGATGTTTGCACTACTTCACCATATCTAATCACCAGGCTTCATATTGGGTATTAAAAGTGGATATCTGCACTACGAACTTTAAGCTGATAAAAAAATGTTACATATATACGACTACATCAGGAAattgagaaataaataaaatagtttcACTCTCAAAACTCAGTAAACAGCCACTCAtttgagagggaggtttcaagatatttatcccacaGTTTTGGTTACATCTAATCAGACCTGCTttggaactggcatctaagtgggtctCTTTGTTTAGTCCTTTTTGTTagccttggccagatttctcctcttacattgaaaaatagaaaataatggggTGGGGGGTGACTAGAGGTGGCATTGTAGGGGGGAAAGAATTATATACAATCCACAATGCTGTAAGAGTAATATGGTAACATAAATTATCTTTATGAGCATAAGTCTcaccccacactctctctctctctctgctgtgtcATCCAGTGTGATGGTGAGGCTGTGAGAATCTAGGCCATGTTTAGGCTTATCATTTTTGGCAATTCTCTGCCTTattgaaaaagacaagaaaacaaccaTGTAATTTTCTGCAGTAGATAAGCAAACCTGGCACCATACAtgcataaaaagataaataaatatgtaaacaatatatatatatataacaattacCTGACAgcatacacaaaataaaaaggtcAATATCAACACTATATCACACTGGGCTATAATTAAAGAATATCTTCAGTAATACTCACAATACTACACTAGACTAGCAATCCTActaccatacacacacaaaaaaataaataaataggtaaaaaaacatATATCTAACACACTAAAGGTCAATATCAACACTATATCACACTCTGGGCTATAATTACAGAGTATCTTCAGTAATATTCACAATACTACAGAGCAAAGTTACTAAATAAATCGGTTAAAAAATATATCTAGCAATTGTATAGAGCAAGCACATAACTAAAAGGTCAATATCAACACCATTTTACACCCTCAGCTAAAATAACAAAGTATTTTCAGTAATACTCACAATACAAGCGGTAAAACAGGCCAGAGTACACACCGCCAGCCAACCTCCAGCCTACCACCAGCAGACGTCTCTAGATCAGCTGAGAGGAGTGAATGTTGAGGTTGGTGTGTCGAGTGTCCTGTCTCCTATTCCAAGACCTTATGAGTGCGTATATTCCTGCCGTCGACTCTCACGTGATGTGGCAACTATCATGGTCATCATTACATCAACAAGGGCTACTTGTTTATTACCCTGTTTATCGCTCAGCCGGTCCAGTCTCAGTTATGTTCGTGGAGTTTGTCTTTGTATCGGCTCCCAGTCCCATTTCTATtcgattgtttttctttctttctgttttcggTTTCCCTCATTCCACTGGACCACTTGTCTCTAGTGTCTGTCTTGTAGGAGTGTGGTATTTGCTTCTATTacagttaatcccttcagtctGGAGCGCATCTTGATCATATTTTCTATAAGCATGATCagtcgattttatttacattacgaaggatcTATGCCTATTGAGATCAGCAGAAGATTAGAGGCCActtgccagtcttcactatttcaatccccacatgagtttctgtatgaaatcgccacatggtaagcagaataaatatgaaaacgagtaATGGTTCATATCTTTTAGCACGATGTTTCTTTCTGTAGTTGATTGACGACTCCCATATATTTTGACAAGTTGttagttatttatatttctgtcaTAAGTGTCGTTAACTTTGGTATGAagtacacgttttttttttttttcactcattttaacCCCCGATGGTGTAGCATTGCTTTAATGATCGTTCACCTCTTCCTTAGCCATTCATTATCTTCTGTTGCGCCCTTACCATTGGGAGATGAAGCACATTTTGAAATATGATAGTATTGTTTTTTCGTTCTCTATTCATcgagctttttttttcactcactttaACGTCCGATTGTGAGGCAGTAGTTCTTTGATAATCGTTCACCTTAATTAATTCCGCGTTAGCCAGACCTcattgttctcctcttctttctttaaattgatccctctctttccttaattcttctcctttctttgttttctactttttcctctcctcgtcctcgtcctcgtccttctcctcctcctcctcctccccttcctcctccctaagaGACGCACCAGTGGGTAAATAATTATCAGCCTTAATTAGGCACTTGTTCTGTAGTTTGTGATATTTATAAGTGAATAGTTTAGTTTGTGAGGCCTTTTAGAATTGTTACACCTTCTTATATAATCACCATTACTTCGAATACGAATACAGGATAAATTGTTGTCCTTATGCATGCAGTAATATCAATagtactcttattattattattgttatgattattattattattattattattattattattattattattattattaccattattattattattgtttattattattattattattattattattattattattattattattattattattattattattattattattatttcaaataACAAGCTTGTTGATTTGCCCATTGTTGGTCCGTTGTTCCAGACAGTAGTGCCaccctctacctcctctccGCCCGTGTTTCGTTGAGGGTGGAAGAGGCAGTTGGGTCGGTCAGGTCGGTTGGACACAGCGTCTCCACAACTTGTAAAAActtctagttgaagtggcacGGGATACTGactgtgttttttattattcaagCGATATATTAAGAAGATTTCCATACTCAATAGGCTGCAAGTGAAGTGATTCTggatttaagagtgtttttacggttttagtgacagatcaaAAGATCTATACACTGTGAAAAGAATAAGCAGCATTGAAATCCCGCTGCCATGGAAAAACTGGCTCACTGAGAGTGGTGTGATGGCTAGAATCAGCCTCCACTACCAAACAATGATATAACTCAATATTTCACGGTAATAACTCGTTCTTATATGCCTTAACTTGATCGCAATAACCTCCAGGACGATGCTTCAGTGAATTACCGCCTGCAGATACTTAATAGCCGCTGAATGGTAAGTAAACCAAGAAATGTGGAATGGTGGTGGACATGTCTCAGCCATGGTGGGCTTTATTTGTTACTTATTATAAGCCATACTTGTCACAACGTGGATGCGCATGGCTGTAGTCTTTCATGTCAGCTTGATATACATCATCATTGCCAGCTTTGTGTGTCAGGAAGGCCCAGTGAGGTGATAAGGCACCTGACTGtggtgggcgggcgggcgggtggGCGGGTGGCGGCTATCTTGATGACGTCATAGGCAGGTCCCAGCTTGCTCTGGCCTGCCTGCCCGCCAATTCCagtattattcatatttttctcatctcACTTATTTCGTCTCACAAATAACTGTTCATGCTTTCTACGTGTATTTAGGAGTATTTTGATTGTGTTGCGTGTTTGTGGTGCGTGAGATACGGTAATTAGCGGGTGTTTAGGACTCGGATAAAAGCACAGTTTCCTTTACAAATTTTCAAATTACGTatctttgattttttatttcaagctccAATGAAATATTTGCGTGTTTGAAAAATTGTTTATAATGGTAAAAGTGTGTTTTACTCTTGATAAGCTAAATGTGTGGACTTTGAGAGTGACTTACAGTGCCGTTAAAGTATGTAAAAGTGGCCCTATGTGAtataattatttctttcatttcaacgTGTTGCTAAGTTTTAATATGTTGTGGAAGTAGTTAATGTTTTTGAAAAGTGTAATAGATTATGTGGAAtaaaattggtgggctttggaATTCTATTTGAGCATGTCGATAATATAACACTTTTATTTACggtatttttgaaatatttttattattgctttgtCCGgcaacattttcatattttaggAATTAGTTTTGATTGGTGACAAGTCGAAATTTATGTAGCATTCGTGTCCAACTGCCTTTTTGAGAATCGTCATTATCAAAATGGTTTGCATAAcgtatatatgtgacgtcatcacctgGATGCGCCCAGCAGACCCACAGacctagctcctcctcctccctcccacccaccaatactgtgtgtgtgtgtgtgtgtgtgtgtgtgtgtgtgtgtgtgcagaaagagagagagagagttgttttgtcttttgttgttcATATGGAtacgcaatgtgtgtgtgtgtgtgtgtgtgtgtgctttgtaaTACAGTACCTGTCTGTGCATGCCATGGTTTGCCCCTGCCTCATCTCGCGTCAcctaccctctccctcacctcgaCACACAGGTACTTGGACAAGAGTATCACTTCAGGGACTCCACCCACCTGCAGTACTCTTTCCAGGATGAGCCGCAGTGTGTGGGTGACA of Portunus trituberculatus isolate SZX2019 chromosome 32, ASM1759143v1, whole genome shotgun sequence contains these proteins:
- the LOC123512000 gene encoding pyridoxal kinase-like; amino-acid sequence: MASQHGVRVLSIQSHVVSGYVGNKSACFPLQVLGFEVDTINSVQFSNHTGYQHFKGQVLDDAQLGDLIEGLQTNGIDYYTHLLTGYIGSSSFLQKVKSVVEHLKTVNPNLIYVCDPVMGDNGKMYVPGELLPVYREQIVPLADIITPNQYEAELLSGQKIKGKGDAAAVLEWFHEQGVKTVVLSSTDLGTQEELVVLASSITNGSKEKFNAHIPRLPANFTGTGDLFAALLLAWSHHTNNNLKRSVEATLNTMQAILHRTLARAREEAGPGQPLTVRHLELKLVQSLEDIRSPASKVTASPLLS